A genomic segment from Lagenorhynchus albirostris chromosome X, mLagAlb1.1, whole genome shotgun sequence encodes:
- the TSC22D3 gene encoding TSC22 domain family protein 3 isoform X3: protein MNTEMYQTPMEVAVYQLHNFNISFFSSLLGGDVVSVKLDNSASGASVVALDNKIEQAMDLVKNHLMYAVREEVEILKEQIRELVEKNSQLERENTLLKTLASPEQLEKFQSRLSPEEPAPETPEAPEAPGGSAV, encoded by the exons ATGAATACCGAAATGTATCAGACCCCCATGGAGGTGGCGGTCTACCAGCTGCACAATTTCAAcatctccttcttctcttccctgctTGGAGGGGATGTGGTTTCCGTTAAGCTGGATAACAG TGCCTCCGGAGCCAGCGTGGTGGCCTTAGACAACAAGATCGAGCAGGCCATG GATCTGGTGAAGAATCATCTGATGTATGCTGTGAGAGAGGAGGTGGAGATCCTGAAGGAGCAGATCCGGGAGCTGGTGGAGAAAAACTCCCAGCTGGAGCGTGAAAACACTCTCTTGAAGACCTTGGCGAGCCCAGAGCAGCTGGAGAAGTTCCAGTCCCGTCTGAGCCCCGAGGAGCCAGCTCCCGAAACCCCAGAAGCACCCGAGGCCCCCGGTGGTTCTGCGGTGTAA
- the LOC132513957 gene encoding COP9 signalosome complex subunit 9-like, which yields MRMQLFWPQSMELLLGTTGLQAEVKQAVDEMFPEGAGPYMDLDEAGGSTGLLMDLAANEKAVHADFFNDSENLFDDDDIQ from the exons ATGAGGATGCAGCTCTTCTGGCCCCAGTCCATGGAACTGCTTTTGGGAACCACTGGCCTACAG GCGGAGGTGAAGCAGGCGGTGGACGAGATGTTTCCCGAGGGTGCCGGGCCCTACATGGATCTGGACGAGGCAGGAGGCAGCACAGGGCTCCTGATGGACTTGGCAGCCAATGAAAAGGCAGTTCATGCAGACTTTTTTAATGATTCTGAAAATctctttgatgatgatgatatccAGTGA